From Spartinivicinus ruber, the proteins below share one genomic window:
- a CDS encoding substrate-binding periplasmic protein, with product MRCLVTLLIFISTFSLAKNEDEKVINIVTGEYPPWISKSMKHGGFAQHMTSEIYKRAGYQVSYFYYPWARTAKEAQSGKYHASMFWYYSKQREKNFYHSDSLFTEDVVFFHLKTTDIKNWLSLKDLKEYRIGATRGYTYTPEFWKAYENGSLNIIVNSSDEINFKMLLKKRIDLFLSATVPGYSLLLKEFSKEQVGTITFFSRPYFSNTNHLIFPKKIADSRMLLEVFNKGLKVIKKEGMYEKYYDLLLEGYYKK from the coding sequence ATGAGATGCTTAGTTACTCTATTAATTTTTATAAGCACTTTTTCATTAGCAAAAAATGAAGATGAAAAAGTTATTAATATTGTTACGGGTGAATACCCGCCTTGGATTTCAAAAAGTATGAAGCATGGTGGTTTTGCTCAGCATATGACTTCAGAAATATATAAACGAGCTGGGTATCAAGTGAGTTATTTTTATTATCCCTGGGCGAGAACTGCTAAAGAAGCGCAAAGTGGAAAATATCATGCTAGCATGTTTTGGTACTACTCAAAACAACGAGAAAAAAATTTTTACCATAGTGATTCGTTGTTTACAGAAGATGTTGTTTTCTTTCATCTGAAAACAACTGATATTAAAAATTGGCTTTCTCTTAAAGATTTGAAAGAATATAGAATTGGTGCAACTAGGGGTTATACTTATACGCCAGAATTTTGGAAAGCATATGAGAATGGTAGCTTAAATATTATTGTTAATAGTTCTGATGAGATTAATTTTAAGATGCTACTTAAAAAGAGAATTGATTTATTTTTATCTGCAACTGTACCAGGCTATAGTTTGTTATTAAAAGAATTCTCTAAAGAACAAGTTGGAACTATTACCTTTTTTTCTCGTCCTTATTTTTCTAATACTAATCATTTGATTTTTCCTAAAAAAATAGCTGATTCACGAATGTTGTTGGAGGTTTTTAATAAAGGCCTGAAAGTTATAAAAAAAGAAGGGATGTATGAAAAATATTACGACTTGCTGTTGGAAGGGTATTATAAAAAATGA
- a CDS encoding S8 family peptidase: MKVKQIAASTLSTLLLSSVSLTSFAQSAIEPLPPLTNAKGDIIEQTETAKKPRRFRRSIMLENTAEIKDWFNKSPVLDGIEGSGVDRVYNELAPHSNYKPVVVAVIDSGVDVHHEDLQGKIWNNTGEIPDNGIDDDGNGFIDDIYGWNFIGGRDGSHVNFDTLEVTREYKKYLDLKASGQELTEEQKKYFEKVSKDYHEEFDSAKESLVRSKEYQEKTTEYKQLLTEVLGIDDFSKESLENISSTDDNIIEAKDYLLSVLDRFGNYEKINDYVEYYSNKVNYYFNTDFNPRADIVKDDPNNLWESDYGNNDVIGPDSNHGTHVAGIIAADRNNDIGIKGVASNVRIMALRVVPNGDERDKDVANAVRYAVDNGADIINMSFGKSYSPNKDIVDYAFLYAARKGVLLVHAAGNDSQNNDEGDNFPNRFVKYYPGYRNQNWLDVGASSYKKGEGMVASFSNFGKRTVDLFAPGHKIMSTTPDNQYAAYSGTSMAAPVVSGVAALALSQYPWMSGHYLKQLLMYTTRDYPGLDVKSPEDPEKLVKFSSLSKSGGIVDAYTLLNVLK, translated from the coding sequence ATGAAAGTCAAACAAATTGCAGCTTCAACCTTATCAACTCTACTATTAAGTAGCGTCAGCTTAACTAGCTTTGCTCAATCTGCCATTGAGCCACTTCCTCCTTTAACTAATGCCAAAGGAGATATTATTGAGCAAACAGAAACAGCGAAAAAGCCAAGACGATTCAGACGCAGTATTATGTTAGAAAATACTGCAGAAATTAAAGATTGGTTTAATAAGAGTCCTGTTCTCGATGGCATTGAAGGCTCTGGTGTAGACAGAGTGTACAATGAACTGGCACCCCATAGCAATTATAAGCCAGTAGTCGTTGCCGTAATTGACTCTGGAGTGGATGTTCACCACGAAGACCTACAAGGAAAAATTTGGAACAATACTGGGGAAATACCAGATAATGGTATTGATGACGATGGTAATGGCTTTATAGACGATATTTACGGTTGGAACTTTATTGGCGGAAGAGACGGTAGTCATGTTAACTTTGATACCCTTGAAGTTACTCGTGAGTATAAAAAATACTTAGACTTGAAAGCTTCCGGCCAAGAGTTAACTGAAGAGCAAAAGAAATACTTCGAGAAAGTCAGCAAAGACTACCACGAAGAATTTGACAGTGCAAAAGAGTCTCTAGTTAGATCAAAAGAATACCAAGAAAAGACGACCGAATATAAACAATTACTTACAGAAGTACTTGGTATTGATGACTTCTCTAAAGAATCACTGGAAAATATATCAAGCACTGATGATAATATCATTGAGGCAAAAGATTACCTACTATCAGTTCTAGACAGATTCGGCAATTACGAAAAAATCAACGACTATGTTGAATACTATTCAAACAAAGTAAACTATTATTTTAATACTGACTTTAACCCACGTGCAGACATTGTTAAAGATGATCCTAATAATTTGTGGGAATCTGACTATGGAAATAATGATGTTATTGGGCCAGATTCTAACCATGGCACTCACGTTGCGGGTATTATTGCTGCAGACCGAAATAACGATATAGGTATTAAAGGTGTTGCTTCAAATGTAAGAATTATGGCATTACGTGTCGTACCTAATGGCGATGAACGAGATAAAGACGTTGCAAATGCCGTACGTTATGCTGTTGATAATGGAGCAGACATTATCAACATGAGTTTTGGTAAGAGTTATTCACCCAATAAAGATATTGTTGATTATGCCTTTTTATACGCCGCCAGAAAAGGTGTATTACTAGTTCACGCAGCTGGTAATGATAGTCAGAATAATGACGAGGGTGATAACTTCCCTAATCGATTTGTTAAATACTACCCTGGCTATCGTAACCAAAACTGGCTTGATGTAGGTGCTTCTTCCTATAAAAAAGGTGAAGGCATGGTGGCAAGTTTCAGTAACTTTGGTAAACGCACTGTTGATCTGTTTGCCCCTGGCCATAAAATTATGTCTACCACCCCTGATAATCAGTATGCCGCTTACAGTGGAACCAGTATGGCTGCCCCTGTCGTTTCCGGTGTTGCAGCACTTGCCTTATCGCAATATCCTTGGATGAGCGGTCATTACCTAAAACAACTGTTGATGTACACTACCAGAGACTATCCAGGCTTAGATGTGAAATCACCAGAAGATCCTGAGAAACTGGTGAAATTTTCCAGCCTATCAAAATCCGGCGGGATCGTTGATGCGTATACGCTACTTAATGTATTAAAGTAA
- a CDS encoding SMI1/KNR4 family protein: protein MKNLDIKNDNGILRAFEDGTDILIDNPSIADIHWTPMSRNFNTSQIKANEKALNIQLPSYYFDWLLACNGSKPKIPGKEGFVGVHCKTRLGGKSEFTFPWEKYFTPDDDNIVSEIIEAQYFLDGQPDEITREVKSIQLFPIWSCNGNLLCLDFSTNRIHPSISYADIEDEKLFPVTDSFRSLLLALTFKHENAY from the coding sequence ATGAAAAACCTTGATATAAAAAATGATAATGGAATTCTGCGTGCTTTTGAGGATGGTACCGATATCCTTATTGATAATCCATCTATAGCTGATATTCATTGGACACCAATGAGTAGAAATTTTAACACATCTCAAATTAAAGCAAATGAAAAAGCACTCAATATTCAACTCCCGTCTTATTATTTTGACTGGCTTCTTGCCTGTAATGGTAGCAAACCAAAAATTCCTGGCAAAGAAGGGTTTGTTGGTGTTCATTGCAAAACTCGTTTAGGTGGAAAAAGTGAATTTACCTTTCCTTGGGAAAAGTACTTTACTCCGGATGACGACAATATCGTATCTGAGATAATTGAGGCTCAATATTTTTTGGATGGACAACCTGATGAAATTACCAGAGAAGTCAAATCCATTCAACTATTTCCTATTTGGAGCTGTAATGGCAATTTACTTTGCCTAGACTTTAGCACAAATAGAATTCACCCATCCATTTCGTATGCAGATATTGAAGATGAAAAGCTATTTCCAGTTACTGATAGCTTTCGTTCATTGTTATTAGCATTAACCTTCAAACATGAAAATGCTTATTAA
- a CDS encoding Mov34/MPN/PAD-1 family protein: MSNKQDALTSDAIKKIYQHAESTYPEECCGFVFASGTVHQGINIQNQLHEQDPTKYPRTAKNGYSLSFEDIQILNKSFDSDNKVVVIYHSHPDAGAYFSEEDTKQALFAGEPIYDVAYLVVETRNGMAEDCRLFQFNQGGFVDVPLINLVR, from the coding sequence ATGAGTAACAAACAAGATGCACTAACTTCTGATGCAATAAAAAAAATATATCAGCATGCAGAATCTACCTATCCAGAAGAGTGTTGTGGGTTTGTATTCGCTAGCGGTACTGTTCATCAAGGGATAAACATACAAAATCAATTACATGAGCAAGACCCAACTAAATACCCAAGAACAGCTAAAAATGGTTATTCTCTTTCATTTGAAGATATTCAAATACTAAATAAGTCTTTTGATAGCGATAATAAGGTTGTTGTTATATACCATTCACATCCAGATGCAGGAGCCTATTTTTCTGAGGAGGATACCAAACAAGCTTTGTTTGCTGGAGAACCTATTTATGATGTAGCTTATTTGGTAGTTGAAACAAGAAATGGCATGGCAGAAGACTGTCGTTTATTTCAATTTAATCAGGGGGGATTTGTTGATGTCCCCTTGATTAACCTTGTTAGATGA
- a CDS encoding DUF2789 domain-containing protein produces the protein MDTSLHNLGTLFQQLGLPASSDAIDQFLTAHSLKPDAQLSDADFWSESQAAFLRAAIEEDSDWAEVVDELDARLRH, from the coding sequence ATGGATACCTCGCTACACAATCTTGGCACTTTGTTTCAACAGCTTGGTTTGCCTGCAAGTAGTGATGCCATCGACCAGTTTTTGACTGCCCATTCCTTAAAGCCAGACGCACAACTGAGTGACGCTGATTTTTGGAGTGAATCGCAAGCAGCGTTTTTAAGAGCAGCTATAGAGGAAGACTCTGACTGGGCTGAAGTAGTAGATGAGTTGGATGCTCGGTTACGCCATTAA
- the pdsR gene encoding proteobacterial dedicated sortase system response regulator: MKRRIAVVEDEAAIRENYRAVLTRYGYDVSLYSNRPTAMKAFREQLPELAIIDVGLEDEVEGGFELCRELRSMAPQLPIIFLTARDSEFDAISGLRLGADDYLTKDISLEHMVARIVALFRRVDSLKQSQEESQQVVEGPLILDLDRMTAVWKDAPVPLTLTEFWLVHALAKHPGHVKNRQQLMDAANVVLDDSTITSHIKRIRKKFLKLDPAFTAIETIYGFGYRWQPH; encoded by the coding sequence ATGAAGCGACGAATTGCTGTAGTTGAAGATGAAGCGGCTATAAGGGAAAACTATCGGGCAGTATTAACCCGTTATGGCTATGATGTGTCATTATATAGTAACCGACCCACGGCAATGAAAGCTTTTCGTGAACAGTTGCCAGAGTTAGCCATTATTGATGTGGGGTTGGAAGATGAAGTGGAAGGCGGCTTTGAGTTGTGTCGGGAACTACGTTCTATGGCTCCCCAATTGCCGATTATTTTCCTAACTGCAAGGGACAGTGAGTTTGATGCAATTTCTGGGTTACGATTAGGTGCTGATGACTATTTGACCAAAGACATTAGCTTGGAACATATGGTTGCCAGAATTGTTGCCTTGTTTCGGCGAGTAGACTCGTTAAAGCAATCACAAGAAGAATCCCAACAGGTAGTGGAAGGACCTCTAATATTAGACTTGGACCGAATGACTGCAGTTTGGAAAGATGCCCCAGTGCCATTAACATTGACTGAGTTTTGGTTGGTTCACGCTTTAGCCAAACATCCTGGACATGTTAAAAATAGACAACAGTTGATGGATGCGGCAAATGTCGTACTAGATGATAGTACTATTACATCACATATTAAGCGTATTAGAAAAAAATTTCTGAAACTTGACCCTGCTTTTACTGCCATTGAAACCATTTATGGATTTGGCTACCGTTGGCAACCTCACTGA
- a CDS encoding DMT family transporter, translated as MNIYSENKSQFTRNLWLATLFLVVCWTWGSTWLGIKVAVDTIPPLTAAGLRFLVAFPFFFVLAKFLKEPIKYPKQHNSFFYIVTIVYFILPYFFLNYGEQFVSSGLTSLLFSSMPVWIIIFSMIMLKVKVYTNQVIGIVIGFVSLFMVLRSESVTIDHDGALGITAIIAAALMHAYIYVYTKLKGTQIPVITYNTLPIGIAGFVLLFAGIILEDPQWSQFSFESILSTLYLGIIASAGGFLAYFYLLKKVNTVVLSFIFVIFPVFALVLSSWYEQQQMQAESYFFVATLLIGFAITKFEMTSLLGLKRRYIEKSELK; from the coding sequence ATGAATATCTATTCAGAAAATAAAAGCCAGTTTACTCGTAATTTATGGTTGGCTACATTGTTTTTAGTTGTGTGTTGGACATGGGGTTCTACCTGGTTGGGAATAAAAGTTGCTGTAGATACCATTCCACCTTTGACGGCAGCAGGACTCAGATTTTTAGTAGCTTTCCCATTTTTTTTTGTGTTAGCAAAGTTTCTTAAGGAACCAATTAAATATCCTAAACAGCACAATAGTTTCTTTTATATAGTAACTATTGTTTATTTTATACTCCCTTATTTTTTTCTTAACTATGGTGAACAATTTGTCAGTTCAGGGCTAACATCATTGCTCTTTAGTTCTATGCCTGTCTGGATCATTATCTTTTCAATGATTATGCTAAAAGTCAAAGTCTATACCAATCAAGTGATTGGTATTGTTATTGGCTTTGTTAGTTTATTTATGGTCCTCAGGTCTGAAAGTGTTACTATTGATCATGATGGTGCACTAGGCATAACTGCTATTATAGCTGCAGCACTCATGCATGCATATATTTATGTCTATACAAAGCTCAAAGGCACTCAAATACCAGTAATAACTTATAATACACTACCTATTGGTATTGCTGGTTTTGTTTTATTATTTGCTGGTATTATTCTTGAAGATCCGCAATGGAGTCAATTTAGTTTTGAGTCAATCCTTAGCACATTATACCTTGGTATAATTGCATCAGCAGGTGGTTTTCTTGCTTACTTCTACTTGTTAAAGAAAGTAAATACAGTAGTCCTTTCATTTATTTTTGTTATTTTCCCTGTCTTTGCTCTAGTTCTCAGTAGTTGGTATGAGCAACAGCAAATGCAGGCTGAATCGTATTTTTTTGTAGCAACCTTATTAATAGGGTTTGCGATTACTAAGTTTGAGATGACAAGTTTGTTAGGGCTTAAGCGGCGGTATATAGAAAAAAGTGAGCTAAAATGA
- a CDS encoding DUF2459 domain-containing protein: MPDLPQNERTAFIVSHGWHTGLVIAANNLGTELAFLQNYFSDSLYYEIGWGDQDFYQANKVTSGMALRAALWPTKSVLHVVSLPIEPDKYFSNSLVIPIKLSELAHQQLNLAIAKSFTKNSNGTIVPIKIGIYGTSKFFSSNERFYLTNNCNNWTATKLSSAGVPISSRFSFTATNVINQVKEANKHYQCCRQSL; the protein is encoded by the coding sequence TTGCCCGATTTACCTCAAAATGAACGAACTGCGTTTATTGTAAGTCATGGATGGCATACAGGGCTGGTGATTGCTGCTAACAACCTAGGTACAGAACTGGCGTTTCTACAAAACTATTTTAGTGATAGCCTATATTATGAAATTGGCTGGGGTGATCAGGATTTTTACCAGGCAAACAAAGTAACCAGTGGCATGGCTTTACGCGCAGCACTTTGGCCAACCAAAAGTGTACTACATGTTGTTAGTTTACCTATCGAACCTGACAAATATTTTTCTAATAGTCTGGTTATTCCTATTAAATTATCAGAATTAGCTCATCAACAGCTTAATTTAGCCATTGCTAAGTCATTCACAAAAAATTCGAATGGTACTATTGTACCTATCAAAATAGGAATTTATGGAACTAGTAAATTTTTTAGTAGTAATGAACGATTCTATTTAACAAATAACTGTAATAACTGGACAGCAACAAAACTATCAAGTGCAGGTGTTCCAATTAGTAGTAGATTTAGCTTTACCGCAACTAATGTCATTAACCAAGTAAAAGAGGCCAATAAACATTATCAATGCTGTCGCCAATCATTATAG
- a CDS encoding ATP-binding protein, which produces MRLPLQLLFISLFMLALPWAGCQYVKELESALRKGQENTLLASVQVLAQSLDDVEQFYPTTAFVNQPPQADRQLYAYQLARPMIVDGYADDWVTEQQQVKWWPVRAGSEHTQLAVSIGIYQQQQFSSGSLYLYLNIKDGQLHYRPYREKRAIASDAVLIELQHPWGTRSAYLLDTSAPGLLRAAEITHQFGQLERIERDDISGYWQESAQGVAIELQMPLSIVGQRIAVSYLDYQPATDQVVMYKTGYPPQLLTMPELHQHLQLLPPPEGYLIRSKPRLAEQIEPYANNVDELLVVDKQGWLLARTYRHQDTDSDDFEESYSYGFWRWLYRLLLGDKRQLATFSEVESRLYNEQVQAVLQGKANAQWYRSSSDQTKVAVAYPVKNELGVIGAIVLINSSDEILSLTNSAWRELLQITLLVVTICVFALFGYASWLSFRIKRLSQLAERVLTKEGQLIHYFPVSHAQDEVGDLNRSFAVLHSRLMDYTHYLQGLSSKLAHELRTPLAVIKSSLDNMALEPLSDTVKVYQSRAREGVNRLRYLIEAMSEANRVEQSIASAEPELFSLKSVVEGMGLAYQSVYPNKKIKLDITENSCQLSGEPELISQMLDKLVSNAADFTPNDKQITIELAVLENDYLLTVSNEGPLLPETMRHQLFDSLVSVRKESSDKQHLGFGLYIVKLIVDFYEGEVSASNLDDLSGVIFTIILPKKHL; this is translated from the coding sequence ATGCGACTTCCATTACAGTTGTTATTTATCAGTCTATTTATGCTTGCATTGCCCTGGGCTGGTTGCCAATATGTAAAAGAGCTGGAGTCAGCATTACGTAAGGGGCAGGAAAACACCTTATTGGCAAGTGTTCAAGTATTGGCACAGTCACTTGATGATGTTGAGCAGTTTTACCCGACAACTGCCTTTGTTAATCAACCACCTCAAGCTGATAGACAATTATATGCCTATCAGTTGGCAAGGCCGATGATTGTGGATGGTTATGCTGATGATTGGGTAACAGAACAACAACAGGTAAAATGGTGGCCTGTGCGGGCTGGGTCAGAACATACCCAGTTAGCCGTCAGTATAGGCATTTATCAGCAACAGCAGTTCTCATCAGGCTCATTGTATTTATATCTTAATATTAAAGACGGTCAGCTACACTATAGACCTTATCGGGAAAAGCGGGCCATTGCATCAGATGCAGTATTGATAGAGCTGCAGCATCCCTGGGGTACCCGTTCAGCCTATTTACTGGATACTAGTGCACCAGGATTATTGAGAGCGGCGGAAATTACTCATCAGTTTGGACAATTAGAACGGATAGAAAGGGATGATATCAGTGGCTATTGGCAGGAGTCAGCCCAAGGAGTAGCCATTGAGTTACAAATGCCGTTATCTATAGTTGGACAGCGAATAGCAGTCAGCTACTTGGATTATCAGCCAGCGACAGATCAAGTGGTGATGTATAAAACAGGATATCCACCACAGTTGTTGACTATGCCAGAGTTGCATCAACATTTACAGTTGTTGCCACCACCTGAGGGGTATTTAATTAGATCCAAACCAAGGTTAGCTGAACAAATTGAACCTTACGCTAATAATGTGGATGAGCTATTAGTAGTTGATAAACAGGGTTGGCTGCTGGCCCGTACTTATCGGCATCAAGATACGGACTCAGATGACTTTGAAGAAAGTTATAGCTATGGTTTTTGGCGCTGGCTATACCGACTGTTGCTCGGTGATAAGCGTCAGTTAGCGACCTTTTCTGAAGTTGAAAGCAGACTATATAATGAACAAGTACAAGCTGTTTTGCAGGGTAAAGCAAACGCTCAATGGTATCGTTCTTCTAGTGATCAAACTAAGGTAGCTGTAGCTTATCCAGTCAAAAATGAGTTGGGGGTGATAGGTGCTATTGTATTAATTAATAGTAGTGATGAAATCTTATCGTTAACTAACTCTGCCTGGCGTGAACTATTACAAATAACTTTATTGGTTGTCACAATTTGTGTATTTGCTTTATTTGGGTATGCTAGTTGGCTGTCATTTAGGATAAAGCGGTTAAGCCAATTGGCTGAACGAGTATTGACTAAAGAAGGCCAATTAATTCATTATTTTCCTGTTTCTCATGCTCAGGATGAAGTGGGGGATTTAAATCGAAGCTTTGCCGTGTTGCATAGCCGTTTAATGGATTATACCCATTATTTACAAGGGCTATCCAGTAAGTTAGCCCATGAGTTACGTACACCTCTCGCTGTCATAAAGTCTTCACTGGATAATATGGCACTAGAGCCACTTTCCGATACAGTAAAGGTCTATCAATCTCGTGCCAGGGAAGGAGTAAATCGGCTACGTTACTTAATTGAAGCCATGAGTGAGGCTAACCGGGTTGAGCAAAGTATTGCTAGTGCTGAACCTGAGTTATTTAGCTTGAAGTCCGTTGTTGAAGGAATGGGACTAGCTTATCAAAGTGTATACCCTAATAAAAAAATTAAACTGGATATTACTGAAAATAGCTGTCAATTATCGGGCGAGCCAGAATTAATCAGTCAGATGCTGGATAAATTAGTCAGTAATGCAGCAGACTTTACCCCTAATGATAAACAAATTACCATTGAGTTAGCTGTGCTAGAAAATGATTATTTACTTACAGTTAGCAACGAAGGGCCGCTATTACCAGAAACGATGCGTCATCAACTATTTGATTCGCTGGTTTCTGTACGCAAAGAATCTAGTGATAAGCAGCACTTAGGGTTTGGGTTATATATAGTTAAATTAATTGTTGATTTTTATGAAGGTGAAGTCAGTGCATCTAACCTAGATGACTTATCTGGTGTTATTTTTACGATAATTCTACCCAAGAAGCACTTGTAA
- a CDS encoding DUF3103 family protein codes for MKINKAFVLLTALTPAIAAALTPGETRREIALELASKSEVLAFSLADNNYKLDLSDVVKAAPDNSKLNKLSHRANKSAITKYGLEGYAKNVMQVRLVTPKMTDMDADNEVLISYVPDGDESEWSAIEAFDRQGNTVYLDVYNQPNQPVVVIGTDDKKIKKAGISLLNERLGGALPKGMQRNRKSDNSETLNTSILKKIHLTSDQEPWILGKAEIYAIVTGVSAERDKPQIDIVDMPYLDEDGKDYHPNQVLVYWERYRWGVADILLFEQDSDYNYKELAKLLLEIVGKGLELGGIPEAKPFIGIGQRVLSAMKDSWFQNDDDYVDSFYVLETARTYNSYIGANSNATISLQPRQFTAF; via the coding sequence ATGAAAATAAATAAAGCTTTCGTACTATTAACAGCTTTAACCCCCGCTATAGCAGCTGCACTTACCCCAGGAGAAACCAGAAGAGAAATTGCCTTAGAATTGGCTAGCAAGTCAGAAGTGTTAGCATTTAGTCTCGCGGATAATAATTATAAGCTGGACTTAAGTGATGTAGTAAAGGCTGCTCCTGATAATAGCAAGCTTAACAAATTATCTCATCGAGCTAATAAATCAGCCATCACCAAATATGGTTTGGAAGGTTATGCTAAAAATGTCATGCAAGTTCGACTAGTCACCCCAAAAATGACTGATATGGATGCTGATAATGAAGTCCTAATTAGCTACGTACCTGATGGAGATGAGTCTGAATGGTCTGCAATTGAAGCATTTGACCGACAAGGTAATACAGTTTATCTCGATGTATATAATCAACCCAATCAACCTGTAGTGGTTATTGGCACAGATGATAAAAAGATTAAAAAAGCCGGTATCAGTCTATTAAACGAAAGATTAGGTGGTGCTTTGCCAAAAGGTATGCAACGCAACCGTAAGTCAGATAACAGCGAAACCTTAAACACCAGCATTTTGAAGAAAATCCACTTAACTTCTGACCAAGAGCCATGGATTTTAGGCAAAGCAGAAATCTACGCAATTGTTACAGGGGTTTCAGCAGAGCGTGATAAGCCACAAATAGATATAGTTGACATGCCTTATTTAGATGAAGATGGTAAAGATTACCACCCAAATCAGGTGTTGGTATATTGGGAAAGATACCGTTGGGGAGTAGCCGATATTTTACTGTTTGAACAAGATAGTGACTACAACTACAAAGAGCTGGCCAAACTGTTACTTGAAATTGTTGGTAAAGGTTTAGAGCTAGGGGGCATACCTGAAGCAAAACCCTTTATTGGCATAGGGCAAAGAGTGCTTTCTGCAATGAAAGACAGCTGGTTCCAAAATGATGATGATTATGTGGATTCATTTTACGTGCTTGAGACTGCTCGCACTTATAACAGCTATATTGGCGCAAACAGCAACGCTACTATTAGTCTACAACCAAGACAATTTACAGCGTTTTAA
- the fdhA gene encoding formaldehyde dehydrogenase, glutathione-independent translates to MCSASNRGVVYMGPGHVEVQSIAFPELALGKRKCSHGVILKVVSTNICGSDQHMVRGRTTAPEGLVLGHEITGEIIECGSDVEFLKVGDLVSVPFNIACGRCRNCKEGQTGICLQVNPARPGAAYGYVDMGGWVGGQSEYVMVPYADFNLLKFPDRDQAMDKIRDLTLLSDIFPTGFHGAATAGVGPGSTVYIAGAGPVGLAAAVSAQLLGAACVIVGDMNESRLEQARSFGCETVDLRQDATVPELIEQVLGVPEVDAGVDCVGFEARCHGCNHHQEQPATVLNTMMEITRAGGGVGIPGLYVTGDPGAVDDAAKMGQLGVRIGLGWAKSHYFYTGQCPVMKYHRQLMQAILWDKVKIADAVNVQVISLDEAPKGYADFDEGAAKKYVIDPHGVVAA, encoded by the coding sequence ATGTGCTCAGCGTCAAATCGTGGTGTCGTTTACATGGGCCCAGGCCATGTTGAAGTTCAATCAATAGCATTTCCAGAGTTGGCTTTAGGCAAACGGAAGTGTTCCCATGGAGTCATTTTAAAAGTTGTTTCTACTAATATTTGTGGTAGTGACCAGCATATGGTCAGGGGAAGAACCACTGCACCTGAAGGTTTGGTTTTAGGTCATGAAATAACGGGTGAGATTATTGAGTGTGGCTCTGATGTCGAGTTTTTAAAAGTAGGTGATCTGGTATCAGTGCCGTTTAATATTGCTTGTGGCCGTTGCCGCAACTGTAAAGAAGGGCAAACCGGTATTTGTTTGCAGGTTAATCCTGCTCGTCCTGGTGCAGCTTACGGTTATGTTGATATGGGAGGTTGGGTAGGAGGGCAATCTGAATATGTGATGGTGCCTTATGCTGACTTTAACCTACTAAAATTCCCCGATCGTGATCAAGCCATGGATAAAATTCGCGATCTCACCCTGTTATCTGATATTTTTCCAACGGGCTTTCATGGTGCTGCGACAGCAGGTGTAGGGCCTGGCTCGACTGTATATATTGCAGGAGCAGGCCCTGTTGGTCTGGCTGCAGCGGTATCTGCACAATTATTAGGTGCTGCTTGTGTTATTGTGGGTGATATGAACGAATCACGACTTGAGCAGGCCCGCAGTTTTGGTTGTGAAACTGTTGATCTTCGTCAGGATGCGACGGTTCCTGAGTTGATTGAACAGGTATTAGGTGTACCTGAAGTTGATGCTGGTGTTGATTGTGTCGGTTTTGAAGCCCGCTGTCATGGTTGTAACCATCACCAGGAGCAGCCAGCAACTGTCTTAAATACCATGATGGAAATTACCCGTGCAGGCGGTGGTGTAGGTATTCCTGGCTTGTATGTGACAGGCGATCCAGGTGCAGTTGATGATGCGGCAAAAATGGGCCAACTTGGTGTTAGAATTGGCTTAGGATGGGCAAAATCTCATTACTTCTATACCGGACAGTGTCCAGTGATGAAATATCATCGACAGTTAATGCAGGCTATTTTATGGGATAAAGTAAAAATTGCAGATGCTGTTAATGTGCAGGTTATTTCTCTGGATGAGGCACCTAAAGGTTATGCTGATTTTGATGAGGGGGCGGCTAAGAAATACGTGATAGATCCTCATGGGGTAGTAGCGGCGTAA